One Thauera sp. K11 DNA window includes the following coding sequences:
- the iscR gene encoding Fe-S cluster assembly transcriptional regulator IscR: MRLTTKGRFAVTAMIDLAARQTDGPVTLAGIAERQKISLSYLEQLFGKLRRHKLVSSVRGPGGGYRLAREMNAITVADIIIAVDEPLDATQCGGKQNCRDEHRCATHDLWANLNKRMYAYLDSVTLSALVNREVKPDADMAVLKNIRRRAGIVVREAAAA, translated from the coding sequence ATGAGACTGACGACCAAAGGGCGTTTCGCCGTGACTGCGATGATCGATCTGGCCGCGCGCCAGACCGATGGGCCGGTGACGCTGGCGGGGATTGCCGAGCGGCAGAAGATCTCCCTGTCGTATCTCGAACAGCTTTTCGGCAAGCTGCGCCGCCACAAGCTGGTGTCGAGCGTGCGCGGGCCGGGCGGCGGCTACCGCCTGGCGCGTGAAATGAATGCGATCACCGTCGCCGACATCATCATCGCGGTGGACGAGCCGCTCGATGCCACCCAGTGCGGCGGCAAGCAGAACTGCCGCGACGAGCATCGCTGCGCCACCCACGACCTGTGGGCGAACCTGAACAAGCGCATGTATGCCTACCTGGATTCGGTGACGCTGAGCGCGCTGGTCAATCGCGAGGTCAAGCCCGACGCCGACATGGCGGTGCTGAAGAACATCCGCCGCCGCGCCGGCATCGTCGTGCGCGAAGCCGCTGCCGCCTGA
- a CDS encoding cysteine desulfurase family protein — MFAPAYLDWNATTPLDPVVREAMLPWLEMRYGNASSRHEYGRQARAAIDEARAKVAAAVGAHQTEVIFTSGGSEANNLFIKGAASVQKPGTVAVSAIEHPCVREPARQLRRSGWTLREIAVDGEGRIDADDWRAVLAARPALVSVMAANNETGVLQDIAALAREARSSGAWFHSDAVQALGKVGLDFRALGVHAMTLSAHKIGGPLGAGALVVDKRVELAPLIAGGGQERGLRSGTENVAAIVGFGVACERAVSRRDGEAVRLAALRDRVEAALPAWGAKVFSAGAARLPNTSFFAVEGIDGETLVGKLDRAGFACASGSACSSADPEPSHALLAMGVSPELARGALRVSLGRDTTAEEVERFVATFGRIVGELKNLAAIAV; from the coding sequence ATGTTCGCCCCGGCCTATCTCGACTGGAACGCCACCACGCCGCTCGATCCGGTGGTGCGCGAGGCCATGCTGCCGTGGCTCGAGATGCGCTACGGCAACGCCTCCAGCCGCCACGAGTACGGCCGGCAGGCGAGGGCGGCCATCGACGAGGCGAGGGCGAAGGTCGCGGCCGCGGTCGGTGCGCACCAGACCGAGGTGATCTTCACCAGTGGCGGCTCGGAGGCGAACAACCTGTTCATCAAGGGCGCGGCCTCGGTGCAGAAGCCGGGCACGGTGGCGGTGAGCGCCATCGAGCACCCCTGCGTGCGCGAACCGGCCCGGCAGTTGCGCCGCAGCGGCTGGACCCTGCGCGAGATCGCCGTCGATGGCGAAGGGCGCATCGATGCCGACGACTGGCGCGCGGTGCTGGCCGCGCGCCCGGCCCTGGTGTCGGTGATGGCGGCGAACAACGAGACCGGCGTGCTGCAGGACATCGCCGCGCTGGCGCGCGAGGCGCGCTCGTCGGGCGCCTGGTTCCACTCCGACGCGGTGCAGGCGCTGGGCAAGGTCGGGCTGGATTTCCGTGCGCTGGGCGTTCATGCGATGACGCTGTCGGCGCACAAGATCGGCGGCCCGCTCGGCGCGGGCGCGCTGGTGGTGGACAAGCGGGTCGAACTGGCGCCGCTGATCGCCGGCGGCGGGCAGGAGCGCGGGCTGCGTTCCGGCACCGAGAACGTCGCCGCCATCGTCGGCTTCGGCGTGGCCTGCGAGCGCGCGGTGAGCCGCCGCGACGGCGAGGCCGTCCGGCTGGCAGCCTTGCGCGACCGGGTCGAGGCGGCCTTGCCGGCCTGGGGCGCGAAGGTGTTCTCGGCCGGCGCGGCGCGCCTGCCGAACACCTCGTTCTTTGCCGTCGAAGGCATCGACGGCGAGACGCTGGTGGGCAAGCTGGACCGCGCGGGCTTTGCCTGCGCCAGCGGTTCGGCATGTTCCAGCGCCGATCCGGAACCGTCGCACGCCCTGCTGGCGATGGGCGTGTCGCCCGAGCTGGCGCGGGGCGCCCTGCGCGTGAGCCTGGGGCGCGACACGACGGCGGAGGAGGTCGAGCGCTTCGTCGCCACCTTCGGCCGCATCGTCGGCGAATTGAAGAATCTGGCCGCGATCGCGGTCTGA
- a CDS encoding IscS subfamily cysteine desulfurase → MLKFPIYLDYSATTPVDPRVAAKMIPWLTEHFGNPASRSHAFGWEAEKAVEEAREEVAKLVNADPKEIIWTSGATESNNLAIKGAAHFYQGKGKHVITLKTEHKAVLDTFRELEREGFEATYLDVQENGLLDLDAFKAALRPDTILVSVMFVNNEIGVIQPIAEIGEICRAKGIVFHVDSAQATGKVDIDLEKLKVDLMSFCAHKTYGPKGVGALYVRRKPRVRLEAQMHGGGHERGLRSGTLPTHQIVGMGESFRIAREEMAEENARIRRLRDKLLKGLTDIEATYVNGDLEHRVPHNLNISFAYVEGESLIMAIKDIAVSSGSACTSASLEPSYVLRALGRNDELAHSSIRFTLGRFTTEEEIDYTIDLLHKKIGKLRELSPLWEMVQDGVDLDAVQWAAH, encoded by the coding sequence ATGCTGAAGTTCCCGATCTACCTCGACTACTCGGCCACCACGCCGGTGGACCCGCGAGTTGCCGCGAAGATGATTCCCTGGCTGACCGAGCACTTCGGCAACCCGGCGAGTCGTTCGCACGCCTTCGGCTGGGAAGCCGAGAAGGCGGTCGAGGAGGCGCGCGAGGAGGTCGCGAAGCTGGTGAATGCGGACCCGAAGGAGATCATCTGGACCTCGGGCGCGACCGAATCGAACAACCTCGCGATCAAGGGCGCGGCGCATTTCTACCAGGGCAAGGGCAAGCACGTCATCACGCTGAAGACCGAGCACAAGGCGGTGCTCGACACCTTCCGCGAACTGGAGCGCGAGGGCTTCGAAGCCACCTATCTCGACGTGCAGGAAAACGGCCTGCTCGACCTCGACGCATTCAAGGCCGCGCTGCGCCCGGACACCATCCTGGTGTCGGTGATGTTCGTGAACAACGAGATCGGCGTCATCCAGCCGATCGCCGAGATCGGCGAGATCTGCCGCGCGAAGGGCATCGTCTTCCACGTGGATTCGGCGCAGGCCACCGGCAAGGTCGACATCGACCTGGAAAAGCTCAAGGTGGACCTGATGAGCTTCTGCGCGCACAAGACCTACGGGCCCAAGGGCGTCGGCGCGCTCTACGTGCGCCGCAAGCCGCGCGTGCGCCTGGAAGCGCAGATGCACGGCGGCGGCCACGAGCGCGGCCTGCGCTCGGGCACCTTGCCGACGCACCAGATCGTGGGCATGGGCGAATCCTTCCGCATCGCACGCGAAGAGATGGCCGAGGAAAACGCCCGCATCCGGCGCCTGCGCGACAAGCTGCTGAAAGGGCTGACCGACATCGAGGCGACCTACGTCAACGGCGACCTGGAGCACCGCGTGCCGCACAACCTGAACATCTCGTTCGCCTACGTGGAAGGCGAGTCGCTGATCATGGCGATCAAGGACATCGCCGTGTCTTCCGGCTCGGCCTGCACCTCGGCCAGCCTTGAGCCGTCCTACGTGCTGCGCGCGCTCGGGCGCAACGACGAACTGGCGCACAGCTCGATCCGCTTCACGCTGGGCCGCTTCACCACCGAGGAAGAGATCGACTACACGATCGACCTGCTGCACAAGAAGATCGGCAAGTTGCGTGAACTGTCGCCGCTGTGGGAAATGGTGCAGGACGGTGTGGACCTGGACGCCGTCCAGTGGGCCGCCCACTAG
- the iscU gene encoding Fe-S cluster assembly scaffold IscU, which translates to MAYSEKVLDHYENPRNVGSFAKDEEGVATGMVGAPACGDVMKLQIKVGRDGVIEDAKFKTYGCGSAIASSSLVTEWVKGKTLDQALEIKNTQIAEELALPPVKIHCSILAEDAIKAAVADYKKKHEA; encoded by the coding sequence ATGGCCTACAGCGAAAAGGTCCTGGACCACTACGAAAACCCCCGCAACGTCGGCTCTTTCGCCAAGGACGAGGAAGGCGTGGCCACCGGCATGGTGGGCGCGCCCGCCTGTGGCGACGTGATGAAGCTGCAGATCAAGGTCGGCAGGGACGGCGTGATCGAGGACGCCAAGTTCAAGACCTACGGCTGCGGATCGGCGATCGCCTCGAGTTCGCTGGTCACCGAGTGGGTGAAGGGCAAGACGCTCGACCAGGCGCTCGAGATCAAGAACACGCAGATCGCCGAGGAACTCGCGCTGCCGCCGGTCAAGATCCACTGCTCCATCCTGGCCGAGGATGCGATCAAGGCGGCGGTCGCCGACTACAAGAAGAAGCACGAAGCCTGA
- the iscA gene encoding iron-sulfur cluster assembly protein IscA yields the protein MAVTLSENAAKHVSNFISRRGKGVGIRLGVKTSGCSGMAYKLEFVDETQGEDMVFESHGVKIIVDPKSLPYLDGTELDFVREGLNEGFKFNNPNVKDQCGCGESFNV from the coding sequence ATGGCTGTCACGCTTTCCGAAAACGCAGCAAAGCACGTTTCCAATTTCATCTCCAGGCGCGGCAAGGGCGTCGGCATCCGCCTGGGCGTCAAGACCTCGGGTTGTTCCGGCATGGCCTACAAGCTCGAGTTCGTCGACGAGACGCAGGGCGAGGACATGGTGTTCGAGAGCCACGGCGTGAAGATCATCGTCGATCCGAAGAGCCTGCCCTATCTCGACGGCACCGAACTCGACTTCGTCCGCGAGGGCCTCAACGAAGGGTTCAAGTTCAACAACCCGAACGTCAAGGATCAGTGCGGCTGCGGCGAGAGCTTCAACGTCTGA
- the hscB gene encoding Fe-S protein assembly co-chaperone HscB, with amino-acid sequence MSIDLTQDYFTLFGLPRQFAIDESALEAAWHELQSQVHPDRYAHLPDVDKRLSMQWATRVNEGFRILKKPLERAQYLLELARVDTALETNTVMSPEFLMEQMEWREAVEEAREAGEVEELEQLHHRLRLHARDVRDGLARQLDEARDYTAAADTVRRLMFIDRLQHEIDEALLALEE; translated from the coding sequence ATGAGCATCGATCTGACGCAGGACTACTTCACCCTGTTCGGCCTGCCGCGCCAGTTCGCCATCGACGAGTCGGCGCTGGAGGCGGCGTGGCACGAGCTGCAATCCCAGGTCCACCCCGATCGCTACGCCCATCTGCCCGACGTCGACAAGCGCCTGTCGATGCAGTGGGCGACGCGGGTGAACGAAGGTTTCCGCATCCTGAAGAAGCCGCTCGAGCGCGCGCAGTATCTGCTCGAGCTGGCGAGGGTCGATACGGCGCTGGAAACCAACACGGTCATGTCGCCGGAGTTCCTGATGGAACAGATGGAATGGCGCGAGGCCGTCGAGGAGGCGCGCGAGGCCGGCGAGGTGGAAGAACTGGAGCAGCTTCACCACCGCCTCCGGCTCCACGCCCGGGACGTCAGGGACGGGCTGGCGCGGCAACTGGACGAAGCGCGTGACTACACGGCCGCGGCCGACACCGTGCGTCGGCTGATGTTCATCGACAGGCTGCAACACGAGATCGACGAGGCCCTGCTGGCCCTCGAAGAATAA
- the hscA gene encoding Fe-S protein assembly chaperone HscA, translating to MALLQIAEPGMSAEPHKHRLAVGIDLGTTNSLVATVRNGIAVCLADETGRPMLPSVVRYRGDGSIDVGHKAMAAQATDAKNTIVSVKRFMGRGLKDVAHVETMPYDFEDSTGMVRLRTVQGVKSPVEVSAEILRTLRRRAEASLGGELVGAVITVPAYFDDAQRQATKDAAMLAGLPVLRLLNEPTAAAVAYGLDNAAEGVYAVYDLGGGTFDLSILKLSRGVFEVLSTNGDAALGGDDFDHRLFCWILDNADIAPPSLEDARRLQMKAREAKELLSTCEEASVHAMLRSGEEVNLVVTRDEFTAMTRHLVQKTLVPVRKALRDAGLAPDEVKGVVMVGGATRMPHIQRAVAEYFGQEPLTNLDPDKVVALGAAMQANVLAGNRRDEDDWLLLDVIPLSLGLETMGGLTEKVIPRNSTLPIARAQEFTTFKDGQTAMAFHVVQGERELVSDCRSLARFELRGIPPMVAGAARIRVSFQVDADGLLSVSAREMSSGVEASVLVKPSYGLTDSEIAGMLKSGVEHAGDDMLARALREQQVEAERVIEATEHAMAQDGALLSDEERTAIGQCIATLRELCRERDHRAIKAGIDALARATDDFAARRMDNSIRGALAGHKVDEFEV from the coding sequence ATGGCCCTGCTGCAAATCGCCGAACCCGGCATGTCCGCCGAGCCGCACAAGCACCGGCTCGCCGTGGGCATCGACCTGGGCACCACGAATTCGCTGGTCGCGACCGTACGCAACGGCATCGCGGTCTGCCTCGCGGACGAAACCGGCCGCCCCATGCTGCCCTCGGTCGTGCGCTACCGCGGCGACGGCAGCATCGACGTCGGCCACAAGGCCATGGCCGCGCAGGCGACGGATGCGAAGAACACGATCGTTTCGGTCAAGCGCTTCATGGGCCGCGGCCTGAAGGACGTCGCCCACGTCGAGACCATGCCATACGACTTCGAGGACAGCACCGGCATGGTGCGCCTTCGCACCGTGCAGGGGGTCAAGAGCCCGGTCGAAGTCTCGGCCGAGATCCTGCGCACCCTGCGCAGGCGGGCGGAAGCGAGCCTGGGCGGCGAACTCGTCGGCGCGGTCATCACCGTGCCGGCCTATTTCGACGACGCGCAGCGCCAGGCGACCAAGGATGCGGCCATGCTCGCCGGCCTGCCGGTACTGCGCCTGCTCAACGAACCGACCGCGGCGGCGGTGGCCTACGGGCTGGACAACGCCGCCGAGGGCGTCTATGCGGTGTACGACCTGGGCGGCGGCACGTTCGATCTGTCCATCCTGAAACTGTCGCGCGGCGTGTTCGAGGTGCTGTCCACCAACGGCGACGCGGCGCTGGGCGGGGACGATTTCGACCATCGCCTGTTCTGCTGGATACTGGACAACGCAGATATCGCCCCGCCGTCGCTGGAAGACGCGCGCCGGCTGCAGATGAAGGCGCGCGAGGCCAAGGAACTGCTCAGCACCTGCGAAGAGGCGTCGGTCCACGCGATGCTCCGCTCCGGCGAGGAGGTGAACCTGGTTGTCACCCGCGACGAGTTCACCGCGATGACGCGCCACCTGGTGCAGAAGACGCTGGTCCCGGTACGCAAGGCGCTGCGCGATGCCGGCCTGGCGCCGGACGAGGTCAAGGGCGTGGTGATGGTGGGCGGCGCGACCCGCATGCCGCACATCCAGCGCGCGGTGGCCGAGTACTTCGGCCAGGAACCGCTGACCAACCTCGATCCCGACAAGGTCGTCGCGCTCGGCGCGGCCATGCAGGCCAACGTGCTCGCCGGCAACCGCAGGGACGAGGACGACTGGCTGCTGCTCGACGTGATCCCGCTGTCCCTCGGGCTGGAGACGATGGGCGGGCTCACCGAGAAGGTCATTCCGCGCAACTCCACGCTGCCCATCGCCCGCGCGCAGGAATTCACCACGTTCAAGGACGGGCAGACCGCGATGGCCTTCCACGTGGTGCAGGGCGAGCGCGAGCTGGTGTCGGACTGCCGCTCGCTGGCCCGCTTCGAGCTGCGCGGCATCCCGCCGATGGTGGCGGGCGCGGCACGCATCCGGGTGAGTTTCCAGGTGGATGCGGACGGCCTGCTGTCGGTGTCGGCGCGCGAGATGTCCTCGGGCGTCGAGGCCAGCGTGCTGGTCAAGCCGTCCTACGGCCTGACCGACAGCGAGATCGCCGGCATGCTGAAGTCCGGCGTCGAGCATGCCGGCGACGACATGCTGGCACGCGCGCTGCGCGAGCAGCAGGTCGAGGCCGAACGCGTCATCGAGGCCACCGAGCATGCGATGGCGCAGGACGGCGCGCTGCTGTCCGACGAAGAACGCACGGCCATCGGGCAGTGCATCGCGACGCTGCGCGAGCTGTGCCGGGAGCGGGATCACCGTGCGATCAAGGCCGGCATCGACGCGCTCGCCCGAGCCACCGACGACTTCGCCGCCCGCCGCATGGACAACAGCATCCGCGGCGCGCTGGCCGGCCACAAGGTGGATGAATTCGAGGTTTGA
- the fdx gene encoding ISC system 2Fe-2S type ferredoxin — protein MTQIIVLPHVELCPDGSVIEAERGKSVCESLLAGGVYIEHACEMSCACTTCHVIVREGFETLPSAEEEEEDLLDKAWGLEPQSRLSCQVVVGDTPLVIEIPRYTINMAREGKH, from the coding sequence ATGACCCAGATCATCGTCCTTCCCCATGTCGAACTCTGTCCCGATGGCAGCGTGATCGAGGCCGAGCGCGGCAAGTCGGTGTGCGAAAGCCTGCTCGCCGGCGGCGTCTACATCGAGCACGCCTGCGAGATGTCCTGCGCCTGCACCACCTGTCACGTGATCGTACGCGAGGGGTTCGAAACCCTCCCGTCCGCCGAAGAAGAGGAGGAAGACCTGCTCGACAAGGCATGGGGCCTGGAGCCGCAGTCGCGCCTGTCGTGCCAGGTGGTGGTCGGCGACACGCCGCTGGTGATCGAGATCCCCCGCTACACGATCAACATGGCCAGGGAGGGCAAGCACTGA
- the iscX gene encoding Fe-S cluster assembly protein IscX, whose protein sequence is MKWTEVQEIAIQLADAHPDVDPLKINFVDLMNWVLALPEFDDDPTHCGERILEGIQQAWIDEVA, encoded by the coding sequence ATGAAGTGGACGGAGGTGCAGGAAATCGCGATCCAGCTCGCCGACGCGCATCCCGACGTCGATCCGCTGAAGATCAATTTCGTCGATCTGATGAACTGGGTATTGGCGCTGCCCGAATTCGACGACGACCCCACGCATTGCGGGGAGCGCATCCTCGAAGGCATCCAGCAAGCCTGGATCGACGAAGTCGCCTGA
- a CDS encoding glutathione peroxidase, which translates to MSETTVFDFETRSLDGAPMPLAVHRGKVLLIVNTASKCGFTPQYAGLEALQQRFAARGFSVIGFPCNQFGAQEPGTAAEIGAFCEKNYGVSFPLSEKIEVNGEHAHPLYRHLTSAAPGVLGTEAIKWNFTKFLVDPQGRVIRRYAPTSAPESIAGDIEDELKAAGK; encoded by the coding sequence ATGAGCGAAACGACGGTATTCGATTTCGAAACGCGCAGCCTCGATGGCGCGCCCATGCCGCTGGCGGTCCATCGCGGCAAGGTGCTGCTCATCGTGAATACCGCCAGCAAATGCGGCTTCACCCCGCAGTACGCTGGGCTGGAGGCGCTGCAGCAAAGATTCGCGGCACGGGGCTTCAGCGTCATCGGTTTTCCCTGCAACCAGTTCGGCGCGCAGGAGCCCGGCACCGCTGCCGAGATCGGGGCGTTCTGCGAGAAGAACTATGGGGTGAGCTTCCCGCTGTCGGAAAAGATCGAGGTCAATGGCGAACATGCCCATCCCCTGTATCGCCATCTGACGAGCGCCGCGCCGGGCGTGCTCGGCACCGAGGCGATCAAATGGAACTTCACCAAGTTCCTGGTCGATCCGCAGGGCAGGGTGATCAGGCGCTACGCGCCGACCTCGGCGCCGGAGTCGATCGCCGGCGACATCGAGGACGAGCTGAAGGCCGCGGGAAAATAG
- a CDS encoding response regulator — protein MSNNRPILIIEDNPDDEALTLRAFGKHGIRNPMVVAHDGIEALEYLFGAGSQPAVLPAVVLLDLKLPRMDGLEVLRRIRADERTALLPVVVLTTSREDLDVQQAYRLGANSYIRKPVDYERFLQAINLIGQYWLALNETVDAKVGSAY, from the coding sequence ATGTCCAACAATCGACCCATCCTCATCATCGAGGACAATCCGGACGACGAAGCCCTGACGCTGCGCGCCTTCGGCAAGCACGGCATCAGGAACCCGATGGTGGTGGCCCACGACGGGATCGAGGCGCTCGAGTATCTCTTCGGCGCGGGCAGCCAGCCGGCCGTGCTGCCGGCAGTCGTGCTGCTGGACCTGAAATTGCCGCGGATGGACGGTCTCGAAGTGCTGCGGCGCATTCGCGCCGACGAACGCACCGCGCTGCTGCCGGTGGTGGTGCTCACCACCTCGCGCGAAGACCTCGACGTGCAGCAGGCTTACCGCCTCGGCGCGAACAGCTACATCCGCAAGCCGGTGGATTACGAGCGCTTCCTGCAGGCGATAAATCTCATCGGCCAGTACTGGCTGGCGCTCAACGAGACGGTCGATGCCAAGGTGGGCAGCGCCTACTGA
- the prmB gene encoding 50S ribosomal protein L3 N(5)-glutamine methyltransferase, with protein sequence MTDAIHDHDHHHDCDCDEDHEHEHGPLAELVTVRDWLRYAVTRFNRAHVFCGHGVADTYDEAVWLILATLALPLDRLEPFLDACIPAGERGPLFEAIERRAVDRVPTAYLVGEAWLGDFRFAVDERVIVPRSFFAELLEDGFAPLVEDPDEVTRALDLCTGSGCLAILMAHAFPGAAITAADLSDDALDVARQNVADYGLEDRIELVNSDVFDALEGRRYDLILSNPPYVTADAMDALPAEYLHEPRMALAAGADGLDVVRRLIAGGARHLNPHGILAVEVGHNRRLVERAFPDLPFNWLSTRGGDDMVFVLHREDLPGAAG encoded by the coding sequence ATGACCGATGCGATCCACGACCACGATCATCATCACGACTGCGATTGCGATGAGGATCACGAACACGAGCACGGCCCGCTCGCCGAACTCGTCACCGTGCGGGACTGGCTGCGCTACGCGGTGACGCGCTTCAACCGCGCCCATGTCTTCTGCGGCCACGGCGTCGCCGACACCTACGACGAGGCCGTCTGGCTGATCCTGGCCACGCTCGCGCTACCGCTCGACCGCCTGGAGCCCTTCCTCGACGCCTGCATTCCCGCCGGTGAGCGGGGCCCGCTGTTCGAGGCCATCGAACGCCGTGCGGTGGATCGCGTACCGACCGCCTACCTGGTGGGCGAAGCCTGGCTGGGCGACTTCCGTTTCGCCGTCGACGAGCGGGTCATCGTGCCGCGCTCCTTCTTTGCCGAGCTGCTGGAGGATGGCTTCGCCCCGCTGGTCGAGGACCCCGACGAGGTAACCCGCGCCCTCGACCTGTGCACCGGTTCGGGCTGCCTCGCCATCCTGATGGCGCACGCCTTTCCCGGCGCGGCGATCACCGCGGCGGACCTGTCGGACGACGCGCTCGACGTGGCGCGCCAGAACGTGGCCGACTATGGCCTGGAGGATCGCATCGAGCTGGTGAACAGCGACGTCTTCGATGCCCTGGAAGGCCGCCGCTACGACCTGATCCTGAGCAACCCGCCCTACGTCACCGCCGACGCGATGGACGCCCTGCCCGCCGAATACCTGCACGAGCCGCGCATGGCCCTGGCCGCCGGTGCGGATGGGCTGGACGTCGTGCGCAGGCTGATCGCCGGGGGTGCCCGCCACCTCAACCCTCATGGCATCCTTGCGGTCGAGGTCGGGCACAATCGACGACTGGTGGAACGAGCCTTCCCCGACCTGCCGTTCAACTGGCTGTCGACGCGCGGAGGCGACGACATGGTGTTCGTACTGCACCGGGAGGATCTGCCCGGCGCTGCGGGCTGA
- the dapE gene encoding succinyl-diaminopimelate desuccinylase, with amino-acid sequence MSSDDPTLALARELIARHSVTPDDSGCLDVIAARLAPLGFACERIDGGGVSNLWARRGRAQPVLCFAGHTDVVPTGPLDAWATPPFEPTIRDGVLYGRGAADMKSSLAAFVVAIERFVAAHPSHAGSIALLLTSDEEGAATHGTVKVVEALAARGERLDYCIVGEPTSVAVLGDTIKNGRRGSLSATLRVKGLQGHVAYPHLARNPVHRFAPALAELAATKWDEGNEFFPPTTWQVSNIHAGTGANNVIPGVCEVMFNFRFASVSSAESLEARTREVLDRHGLEYEIDWHLSGKPFITGRGRLVAALSDAIRETLAVDTELSTTGGTSDGRFIADICREVVEFGPVNASIHKVNEHIAVDALAPLAAVYERAMARLLA; translated from the coding sequence ATGTCCTCCGACGACCCGACACTCGCCCTGGCCCGCGAACTGATCGCGCGCCACTCCGTCACCCCCGACGATTCTGGCTGCCTGGACGTCATCGCGGCGCGCCTGGCGCCGCTCGGCTTCGCCTGCGAACGCATCGACGGCGGCGGCGTTTCCAACCTGTGGGCCCGGCGCGGCCGGGCACAACCCGTGCTGTGCTTCGCCGGCCACACCGACGTCGTCCCGACCGGCCCGCTCGACGCCTGGGCGACGCCGCCGTTCGAGCCGACCATCCGCGATGGTGTGCTGTACGGACGCGGCGCTGCCGACATGAAATCCTCCCTCGCCGCCTTCGTCGTCGCCATCGAGCGTTTCGTCGCCGCGCATCCCTCGCACGCAGGCAGCATCGCGCTGCTGCTCACCTCCGACGAGGAAGGGGCCGCCACGCACGGAACGGTCAAGGTCGTGGAAGCGCTGGCCGCCCGCGGCGAAAGGCTGGACTACTGCATCGTCGGCGAGCCGACCTCGGTCGCCGTGCTGGGCGACACCATCAAGAACGGCCGGCGGGGCTCGCTGTCGGCCACGCTGCGGGTGAAGGGGCTGCAGGGCCACGTCGCCTATCCGCATCTGGCGCGCAATCCCGTCCATCGGTTCGCGCCCGCGCTGGCCGAACTGGCTGCGACGAAATGGGACGAGGGCAACGAGTTCTTCCCGCCGACGACCTGGCAGGTCTCGAACATCCACGCCGGCACCGGCGCGAACAACGTGATCCCGGGCGTATGCGAGGTCATGTTCAATTTCCGTTTTGCCTCGGTGTCGAGTGCCGAAAGCCTCGAGGCCCGCACCCGCGAGGTGCTCGACCGCCACGGCCTGGAATACGAGATCGACTGGCACCTGTCGGGCAAACCCTTCATCACCGGCCGCGGCAGGCTGGTGGCGGCGCTGTCGGACGCCATTCGCGAAACCCTCGCGGTGGACACCGAGCTGTCGACCACCGGCGGCACCTCCGACGGGCGCTTCATCGCCGACATCTGCCGCGAGGTGGTGGAATTCGGGCCGGTCAACGCGTCGATCCACAAGGTGAACGAACACATCGCCGTCGATGCGCTCGCCCCGCTTGCCGCCGTGTACGAACGGGCGATGGCCAGGCTGCTTGCCTGA